One genomic window of Thioclava sp. GXIMD4216 includes the following:
- a CDS encoding MipA/OmpV family protein, whose amino-acid sequence MTQITAKIAAASVALLPLLAPVAQAETSQSEGYNFSTPRVSTQSSGAGMKFTLGAGVSVSPEYPGSDDYTAGPDMVFRIHALQYGGLTYGNPDPYAEKSGLGVSGSFRYIGKRDSSDYDELAGLSDVDASLEMGLGLSYDTDYYKVYSDVRYGVIGHNTWVGEVGADLKLHPTERLTLTMGPRAFWGTERYAQTYYGVSAAEAAASAAAGGSLTAFDPDGGFLSAGVEFGAKYRFDGGWGVEGSVRYDKLMNDAKDSPITKAGSDEQWSMKFDVTRVFTLGAM is encoded by the coding sequence GTGACCCAGATCACTGCAAAAATCGCCGCAGCTTCGGTTGCCTTGCTGCCGCTTCTGGCTCCTGTTGCACAGGCCGAAACCAGCCAGTCCGAAGGGTATAATTTCTCGACCCCGCGCGTTTCGACGCAATCCTCCGGCGCCGGAATGAAGTTCACGCTTGGCGCTGGTGTTTCGGTCAGCCCGGAATATCCGGGATCGGATGATTACACCGCAGGCCCCGATATGGTGTTCCGCATCCATGCGCTGCAATATGGCGGCCTGACCTATGGCAATCCCGATCCCTATGCCGAGAAATCGGGCCTCGGGGTCTCGGGGTCGTTCCGCTATATCGGCAAGCGCGATTCCAGCGATTATGACGAGCTTGCCGGTCTGAGCGATGTGGACGCCTCGTTGGAAATGGGGCTGGGGCTGAGCTATGACACCGATTATTACAAGGTTTACAGCGATGTGCGTTATGGCGTTATCGGTCATAACACCTGGGTCGGGGAGGTCGGTGCCGATCTCAAATTGCATCCGACCGAGCGCCTGACCCTGACCATGGGGCCGCGCGCCTTCTGGGGCACGGAACGTTATGCGCAAACCTATTACGGCGTGTCGGCGGCGGAAGCCGCAGCCTCGGCTGCTGCAGGCGGTTCGCTCACGGCCTTCGATCCCGATGGGGGATTCTTGTCCGCCGGTGTGGAATTCGGTGCCAAATACCGCTTTGATGGCGGCTGGGGTGTTGAAGGCTCGGTGCGCTATGACAAGCTGATGAACGATGCCAAAGACAGCCCGATCACCAAAGCCGGTTCGGACGAGCAGTGGAGCATGAAGTTCGATGTCACCCGCGTCTTCACGCTTGGCGCGATGTAA
- a CDS encoding nucleoside hydrolase gives MTRKIIIDTDPGQDDAVAILLALASPELEVLGITCVAGNVPLERTVTNARKICELAGRREVKIFAGCDAPLARPLITAEHVHGKTGLDGIDLPAPTMPVQEMHAVDFIVQTLRNAADASITLVPVGPLTNIATALRRAPELTCKIQEIVLMGGAYFEVGNITPTAEFNIYVDPEAAQIVLASGVPITMMPLDVTHKALTSADWVRSLRDLGTLLGEAVASWTDFFERFDKEKYGSQGAPLHDPCTIGYLIDPSLFAGRHINVEVEVLSPLTLGMTVADWWRVTSRAPNVMFMNEVRRDAFFALIRDRIARL, from the coding sequence ATGACACGCAAGATCATCATCGACACTGATCCGGGGCAAGACGATGCGGTGGCCATCCTCTTGGCGCTGGCCAGTCCGGAACTGGAGGTTCTGGGGATCACCTGCGTTGCGGGGAATGTGCCGCTGGAGCGGACCGTCACCAATGCGCGCAAGATCTGCGAACTGGCCGGCCGACGGGAGGTGAAGATTTTTGCGGGCTGCGACGCGCCACTCGCGCGGCCCCTGATCACCGCCGAACATGTGCATGGCAAAACGGGGCTTGACGGGATCGACCTGCCCGCCCCCACGATGCCCGTGCAGGAGATGCATGCGGTGGATTTCATCGTGCAGACCCTGCGCAATGCGGCGGATGCCAGCATCACGCTGGTGCCGGTGGGCCCGTTGACCAATATCGCAACCGCGCTGCGCCGCGCCCCCGAACTGACCTGTAAAATTCAGGAGATCGTGCTGATGGGCGGGGCCTATTTCGAGGTCGGCAACATCACCCCCACGGCCGAGTTCAACATCTATGTCGATCCCGAGGCGGCGCAGATCGTGCTGGCCTCCGGCGTTCCGATCACCATGATGCCGCTGGATGTGACCCATAAAGCCCTTACCTCCGCCGACTGGGTGCGGAGCCTGCGCGATCTTGGCACCTTGCTGGGCGAGGCCGTGGCCTCCTGGACCGATTTCTTCGAGCGTTTCGACAAGGAGAAATACGGATCGCAAGGTGCGCCTTTGCACGACCCTTGCACCATCGGCTACCTCATCGACCCGAGCCTTTTCGCGGGGCGCCATATCAATGTCGAGGTCGAGGTGCTTTCGCCCCTGACATTGGGCATGACCGTGGCCGACTGGTGGCGCGTCACGTCACGCGCCCCCAATGTGATGTTCATGAACGAGGTCAGGCGCGATGCCTTCTTTGCCCTGATACGGGACCGGATCGCCCGCCTCTAG
- a CDS encoding ABC-F family ATP-binding cassette domain-containing protein — protein sequence MLKISDITYSIEGRPLFEDASATIPDGHKVGLVGPNGAGKTTLFRLIRGQAVLEKGDISLPSRAKVGGVAQEVPSSATSLLDTVLAADTERSGLLAEAETATDPARIAEIQTRLADIDAWSAEGRASSILKGLGFDAEQQLMPCSDFSGGWRMRVALAGVLFAQPDLLLLDEPTNYLDLEGALWLEQYLAKYPHTVIIISHDRGLLNRAVGSILHLEGKKLTLYSGGYDSFVRQRAANREQQASAAKKQDERRAHLQKFVDRFKAKASKAKQAQARVKMLEKMETITAPEDAAKQVFTFPEPEQLSPPIVALEGGSVGYDGRAVLQRLNLRIDQDDRIALLGRNGEGKSTLSKLLAGKLAPMTGSMVKSSKLRIGYFAQHQVDELDLGASPLLHLQRIRPDEGQSKLRARLAGFGLGADQAETEVGRLSGGQKARLSLLLSTIDAPHMLILDEPTNHLDIESREALTEALNTYTGAVILVSHDMHLLSMVADRLWLVKDGRVAPYEADLDAYRQELLTPPKKDAAPEAPKPKPKRAPREQVLALRSEVRKCEERVQKLEEMAGKLSTKLADPALYEDGRAGELETWNRKYAELREAMDRAEALWMDALEKLETAEAP from the coding sequence ATGTTGAAAATTTCCGATATCACCTATTCCATCGAAGGCCGTCCTCTGTTCGAGGATGCCTCCGCCACCATCCCCGACGGCCATAAAGTCGGCCTTGTCGGCCCCAATGGTGCGGGGAAAACCACGCTGTTCCGGCTGATCCGCGGACAGGCCGTTCTGGAAAAGGGCGATATCTCGCTGCCCTCGCGCGCCAAGGTGGGCGGTGTGGCGCAGGAGGTGCCTTCCTCCGCGACCAGCCTGCTTGATACGGTGCTGGCGGCAGATACCGAACGGTCGGGACTTCTGGCCGAGGCCGAAACCGCCACCGATCCGGCCCGCATTGCCGAGATCCAGACCCGACTGGCCGATATCGATGCATGGTCGGCGGAAGGACGCGCCTCGTCCATCCTGAAGGGCCTGGGCTTTGACGCCGAGCAACAGCTGATGCCCTGCTCCGATTTCTCGGGCGGCTGGCGGATGCGTGTGGCGCTGGCGGGAGTGCTTTTTGCCCAGCCGGACCTGTTGCTGCTGGACGAACCGACCAACTATCTCGACCTCGAAGGGGCGCTCTGGCTCGAGCAATATCTGGCGAAATACCCCCATACGGTGATCATCATCAGCCACGACCGCGGGCTTCTCAACCGCGCGGTCGGCTCGATCCTGCATCTGGAGGGCAAGAAGCTGACGCTCTATTCGGGCGGCTATGACAGTTTCGTGCGCCAGCGTGCCGCCAATCGCGAACAGCAGGCCTCGGCGGCCAAAAAGCAGGACGAGCGCCGCGCCCACCTGCAGAAATTCGTCGACCGCTTCAAGGCCAAGGCCAGCAAGGCCAAACAGGCGCAGGCCCGCGTGAAAATGCTGGAGAAGATGGAAACCATCACCGCTCCCGAAGATGCGGCCAAACAGGTTTTCACCTTTCCCGAACCCGAACAGCTTTCCCCGCCTATCGTTGCCCTTGAAGGGGGCTCTGTGGGCTATGACGGCCGCGCGGTGCTGCAACGGCTGAACCTGCGCATCGATCAGGACGACCGGATCGCCCTGCTGGGGCGCAATGGCGAGGGCAAATCGACATTGTCGAAACTGCTGGCAGGAAAACTTGCGCCGATGACCGGCTCGATGGTGAAATCCTCCAAGCTGCGCATCGGCTATTTCGCGCAGCATCAGGTGGACGAGCTGGATCTGGGGGCCTCGCCGCTGCTGCATCTGCAACGCATCCGCCCCGATGAGGGGCAATCGAAGCTGCGCGCACGGCTTGCGGGCTTCGGGCTGGGCGCGGATCAGGCCGAAACCGAGGTCGGGCGGCTGTCGGGGGGGCAGAAAGCACGGCTGTCGCTGCTGCTGTCAACCATCGACGCGCCGCATATGCTGATCCTCGACGAACCAACCAACCACCTTGATATCGAAAGCCGCGAGGCGCTGACCGAGGCGCTGAACACCTATACCGGCGCGGTGATTCTGGTCAGCCACGATATGCATCTTTTGTCGATGGTGGCCGACCGGCTCTGGCTGGTAAAGGATGGGCGCGTGGCCCCCTATGAGGCCGATCTTGATGCCTACCGGCAAGAGCTTCTGACCCCGCCCAAAAAGGACGCCGCCCCCGAAGCGCCCAAACCCAAGCCCAAACGCGCACCACGCGAACAGGTGCTGGCGCTGCGTTCGGAGGTCCGCAAATGCGAGGAACGGGTACAGAAGCTGGAGGAAATGGCCGGAAAGCTGTCCACCAAACTTGCCGATCCCGCGCTGTATGAGGACGGGCGCGCCGGAGAGCTTGAAACATGGAACCGCAAATATGCGGAGCTGCGCGAGGCGATGGACCGTGCCGAAGCGCTTTGGATGGACGCTTTGGAAAAGCTGGAAACGGCAGAGGCCCCCTAA
- a CDS encoding sulfotransferase, with protein sequence MRAIRYSDTRAEFLTFFEKGHFVKALHFLQNLAALHGDTPEYILDLAETFWQLGEEGKALELLRILVERFPKFSAGWFILGQRLMNYGATEEGRMCFSQALEIEPQSVVLRATIGQIDPVSPNSAQARYLKKSLQTDLPASVKSEVLQALARAEECYGSPAKAFGYWKQMNRLIKGEFDVDQLARYVDLLDEIAADLPSADPAWQMPKVVFICGMPRSGTTITESLLAQHPDTFAMGEHLCLCGPALLSGLPDFSHTDVARLEKLRKLDRPMVEQLRWHFLGSLPKHTPAGKVLVTKMPADAFSLWVARAVLPDLRILHMERHPMDVGLSNFKLHFTTLVPYHAHLDKIGGVMRQTWRMRDINKRIFGDRMRVQSYRALVEDREAQMGEILSFAGLSAASDTPATTEEVRSVRTASVMQVREGVNTKGLDKWRIYERQLAPLLQALGGQAAVADWEAQDRARSFRLP encoded by the coding sequence ATGCGTGCAATCAGATATAGCGATACCCGTGCGGAGTTTTTGACCTTTTTCGAAAAGGGGCATTTCGTCAAGGCGTTGCACTTTCTCCAGAATCTTGCCGCACTTCACGGGGACACGCCCGAGTATATCCTCGATCTGGCCGAAACCTTCTGGCAGCTCGGGGAGGAAGGCAAGGCGCTGGAACTGCTGCGTATTCTGGTTGAACGGTTCCCGAAATTCTCTGCCGGCTGGTTCATTCTCGGACAGCGTCTCATGAATTATGGCGCGACCGAAGAGGGGCGCATGTGTTTTTCCCAAGCGCTGGAGATCGAGCCGCAATCGGTCGTTTTGCGCGCGACGATCGGGCAGATTGACCCCGTTAGCCCGAATAGCGCGCAGGCCCGCTATCTGAAAAAATCGCTCCAGACAGATCTGCCGGCTTCGGTCAAAAGCGAAGTCCTGCAGGCGCTTGCACGGGCCGAGGAATGTTATGGCAGTCCGGCCAAAGCGTTCGGCTACTGGAAGCAGATGAACCGGCTGATCAAGGGCGAGTTCGATGTGGACCAGCTTGCGCGCTATGTCGACCTGCTCGACGAGATTGCCGCCGATCTTCCCAGCGCCGATCCTGCTTGGCAAATGCCGAAGGTTGTCTTTATCTGCGGCATGCCGCGTTCCGGCACCACCATCACCGAGAGCTTGCTGGCGCAGCATCCCGACACGTTCGCGATGGGGGAGCATCTGTGTCTGTGTGGTCCGGCCCTGCTGTCCGGGCTGCCGGATTTCTCGCATACCGATGTCGCGCGGCTGGAAAAACTGCGCAAGCTCGACCGCCCTATGGTCGAGCAGCTGCGCTGGCATTTTTTAGGCAGCCTTCCCAAACACACCCCCGCCGGTAAGGTTCTGGTGACCAAAATGCCCGCGGATGCGTTCAGCCTCTGGGTGGCGCGGGCGGTGCTGCCCGATCTGCGGATCCTGCATATGGAGCGGCACCCGATGGATGTGGGGCTGTCGAATTTCAAGCTCCACTTCACCACCCTTGTGCCCTATCACGCCCATCTCGACAAGATCGGCGGGGTCATGCGGCAGACATGGCGGATGCGCGATATCAACAAACGGATTTTCGGCGACCGGATGCGGGTGCAATCCTACCGCGCACTGGTCGAGGATCGTGAGGCCCAGATGGGCGAGATCCTGTCTTTTGCGGGTCTTTCAGCCGCATCCGACACTCCGGCCACGACCGAAGAGGTGCGTTCGGTCCGCACCGCGTCGGTGATGCAGGTCCGCGAAGGGGTCAATACCAAGGGGCTTGATAAATGGCGTATCTATGAACGCCAGCTTGCGCCGCTTCTTCAGGCACTGGGGGGACAGGCGGCTGTGGCGGATTGGGAAGCGCAGGACCGCGCGCGGAGCTTCCGTTTGCCCTAG
- a CDS encoding Fe(3+) ABC transporter substrate-binding protein, which yields MRPFSLLAPVLAVLPLPALADVNIYSHRQPELVQPLLDAFTAKTGIKVNVAYIAQGMVERLQAEGRRSPADLVMTVDIARLTQVVDGGVTQPVADPALDAAIPAAFRDPDHQWFGLTSRARIIYASKERVAEGEITTYEDLADPKWKGRICTRPFTSDYNVALTAAYMIHHGEAATRDWLTGLKANLALKPSGNDSSQVKSIWAGQCDISLGNTYYMGQMLANAESAEWAKSVSIRFPVFEGGGTHMNISGVAMTRSAPNKDDARALMEFLVSDEAQHIYAETNHEFPVKEGVAPSELVKSWGAFTPDGLDLVEIAKMRPAALKLIEAVNFDG from the coding sequence ATGCGCCCGTTTTCTTTGCTTGCGCCCGTTCTGGCAGTCCTGCCGCTGCCCGCTTTGGCCGATGTGAATATCTATTCGCACCGCCAGCCGGAACTGGTGCAACCGCTTCTGGATGCGTTCACCGCGAAAACCGGCATCAAGGTCAATGTGGCCTATATCGCGCAAGGCATGGTCGAGCGTCTGCAGGCCGAGGGGCGGCGCTCGCCCGCCGATCTGGTGATGACGGTCGATATCGCCCGCCTGACGCAGGTGGTGGATGGCGGTGTCACGCAGCCGGTCGCGGACCCCGCGCTGGATGCGGCGATCCCGGCCGCCTTCCGCGACCCCGATCATCAGTGGTTCGGCCTGACCTCGCGCGCACGGATCATCTACGCCTCGAAAGAGCGCGTGGCCGAGGGCGAAATCACCACCTATGAGGATCTCGCCGATCCGAAATGGAAAGGCCGCATCTGCACCCGTCCCTTCACCTCGGATTACAACGTCGCGCTGACCGCCGCCTATATGATCCATCATGGCGAAGCAGCCACCCGCGACTGGCTGACCGGTCTCAAGGCCAATCTGGCCCTGAAACCCTCGGGCAATGACAGCAGCCAGGTGAAATCCATCTGGGCGGGGCAGTGCGATATCAGTCTGGGCAACACCTATTACATGGGCCAGATGCTGGCCAATGCCGAAAGCGCCGAATGGGCCAAGAGCGTGTCGATCCGCTTTCCGGTCTTCGAGGGCGGTGGCACCCATATGAACATTTCGGGCGTCGCCATGACCAGATCCGCCCCGAACAAGGACGACGCGCGGGCGCTGATGGAGTTTCTGGTCTCGGACGAGGCGCAGCATATCTATGCCGAAACCAATCACGAATTTCCGGTAAAAGAGGGCGTGGCCCCTTCGGAGCTGGTCAAAAGCTGGGGGGCCTTTACCCCCGACGGGCTGGATCTTGTCGAGATCGCGAAAATGCGCCCCGCTGCGCTCAAGCTGATCGAAGCGGTGAATTTCGACGGTTGA